A stretch of DNA from Gimesia chilikensis:
CGGGGTTGTTGGCTTCCAGTGGTGTCCATTCCGTTCGGTTCTGGATTTCACCAATGGCTGATTCGTATGACTTCGCACGACGGTCAAAGAGATCGCAGTAAGCGGTCTTGTACGCACCCAGCACCGTCTTGGTGTGATCGGTAATGGTATCCCACGAGTCGATAAAGTCTTCGGACGCCAAGAAAGATTGCAATTCTTCAACCGTGGTGCTGAGTTCCGGCGAAGGGTTGTGGGCAGAAAGGCGGTGCCACACTTGTTCGGTTGCTTGGCGAGCCTGTCGCAATATCCCGATGGCTTCAGAGTCCAGTGACTCACGCAGGTTGCGAACCTTGTCTCTGGTCTCTCCAAAGTCCTCCCCGTTTTCGGTGAGAATACGAACGCAGTCATCCGATGCAGACGCCTGTATGCCCGTCAGCGTTTGCTGGTACTCGGACAACATGGACAGAACTGGGAGGCGGTGCGCTTCAGCCGTGGCCTTTAACTGGTAAAGTTTTTCCAGTTCATCCGCTGCTACCTTTTTGAACGCCGTGGCGATGGCTCCCTCTTCAACGTCAACTTCTTCACCGATCAGGTCTTCGAGTTGCTGTACTGCTTGCGTGAGCGTCTTGAGACCAACTGACTGCCGAGGCGAAAACAATGACGACCGGAAAGCCGGGTTATTGGTGAATGGTGTGCGTGAGGCCGGGTCTTGGTAATTGTGGAAGCGATTACCTTGATGAGTGACTTCGATTTCGCCCGCACGGAACAGCGTGGCAAGAATCAACCTCAGCATGTCACGTTCCCAGCCATAGGGAGTGCCGCCGAAGCGTTTCTCCAACGCCTTGCCCATGCGACTGTCTTTGTTGCCATAACTGTGTTCGCTCTTCAGGTAGTCCAGCACTTCCTTGGCGACATCGGCGTTGGTGTTGATGACGAGTTTTGCCCCGTCCTTAACCACCACCGCAAGTCCCTGTTCGCTTTCATAGAAGACCTTTGGGAGCGCCTTGAGGTCGGCAGCTTTGAGAATGTGATCGGCTTCATCGCCCTTGAGTGGGCGAGAACCCATTTGTAGCTTCGGGTACAAGTCTGGCACGACCTGACTGAAGAGCTTCTTGAGGATTTCACTCAACCCCTTGCCCAAGGCCGACGCATCCTTCTGAACGCCCCGGAACATCCCGGTACCACGTTCCATTGCCTCCGTCAGCTTGTCACGCAGACGAGTTTCGAAACCGTTCTTGGAGTTCTTTTCATCTTGAAGGCAGGACGCTTCATCCTGTGTAATCTTTTGCTGAGCGCTGAGTTGGTTGTACTTGTCCACCATCTTGCGTGAGGCGTGCAATTGGCCGACCAGTTCATCAATTTCGGGTGTCAGGCAAAACAGCCAATACAGATCAGACTGGTGTGAGTTCTGTTGGCTCTCGGTGCGAATTTCCTCAATCCGTTTGGTGAGTTCGTCGGCATCCTCGGACACGCACAGAGTTAGTGGCAATTCACCTTCATCACCAATACTCGTACCATCCATGCTGATGCCGATGCGGAACGAGCGATTTTGGTAGCGGTAAGTTTTGAACTCCGGTTCGTCGAAGATTTGCTGGAGGGCAGTGCGTGCCAGTTCATTGCGATCACGGGGCTTCGGTTCCAGATAACCCCTGCGTTCTGTCTCCCAGTTCTTCTCTTGGGCGGTCTGAAGCTTCCAGCCTTCCTCGGTGTTGCGAATGAACTGAGCGGTATTCAGTCGCTTCACCGCTGCTTGAACTTCGCTGAGCGGTGTGGCCTTGCCGACTTCATCAACCAATACAGCGGCGAGGTTGGCTTCGGTGCGGGGCAGGTCACGAATGAATTCCAGCAGGCAGATGGCCTTGGCGACCTTCAATGCCCAACCTTGGTCTTCAGGATCGCTGTTGAATCGTTCTGCAATCTGGTGGATGTCGGTGCGTTTTTCGTTCGATAAGTTGCCTTCGACCAACTCGAATACCTTGTCCAGCGTCACCAATGCTCCAATTGGCTTTTGGGCGAACGCTGTTCGATCCGACACCAACATCTCGTAAGCCTGCTTGATGATCGTTCGATTGCTGCCACCGTAATGCCGTGGCGCACCGGGTTGCAGTCGAATGCCGGACATGATCCCAATGCAGAGATCAATGTAATGCGGCGGATACGGATAGAAGCTCACAAAGTCTTCTTCATTGATGTCAGTGCGTCGGGTTGTGCGTTCCAACCGCAGAGCAGCGTTCAACTTCCCTTGATTGTCAGTGAAGAGTTTCTTCAGCGGCTTCTCGGCATCTCCTGTCTTGGCCAAAACACGCTTGGTGGCAACTTCTCGAATGTCAGATGGTGCAAGGTCAACACGGTAGTGAAATCGATCCTGCAATTTGGCCAAGTCAATTCGCTTGGAGTCGATGGCAGCCACGACTTCATCGAGCTTCTCTTGCGAGGTGACGACTATCCAGCAGGGAGCCGAAATCTTGCGAGCCTTGAGTAAGTTCTTGCTGACCTTGCCGAATTCTTCGATGGTGGCTCGCAGGTCTTCGATTTTGTCGCCGCTGCGAGCCACGTGCTGGCCCACTTCGTCGATGATGAAGACAAGTGCCTTGCCCGGACGCCTTCTACCCCACAGTTCAAAGGTTCGCTCGACAACCTTGCGAACCGTGATCGTTGCTTCTTGGTTCCGAAACGACTTGGCCCATGAGTCAGCCGAGGGATAAGTCGTCGGTTCCAGTTCATGGAGAATTGCACTTGCCCGGTTGATCTTGTGGCTTCCGGTGCGTGTCTGTCGCCATGCCTTTCCATCTTTTTCAGCAAGCTGAATGAACTGCTCCAACCGTCCTTCAGCTTCCAGAGTGATTTCCAACTCAGCGATGTCAAAGTCTTCTGCGTAGTCCAACTCTCGCAGCAGGACCGTGTACATCAACTCGGCAATACGCTGCGTAACCTTCCGAGTGTCCGCCTCTTTTGCCACTTCAAATAGAATGACCTCGGTGGGAGTCTTGGCATTGATGAGATCGAGCAAATCGCTGATGCGATCATCTTCCAATTGTTGCTTGAATAGATCGGCAAACTGGCTGCCGAGAACTGTTCGGTTTTGCAAAGCGTAGCCGAGGTTCTTGGCGAACGAGCTTTTGCCCGACCCGAAGAATCCCGATACCCACACCCCGACACTTTCGTGAGGATCAGCGGGAGCCTCAGCGATGGCTTTGAGAAGATGGTGGTACTGCTCACGGATACTATCAGTGCCGATGTATTCAGTTATTTCCGCATGGACGGATTGCTCGTCCGCCTGATCGACCTGAATGATCTCTTCGATCTTGCGGCTGAGGTCTCGTGTCAGCAGTTCGCCAATTGTCGTCATGTTGGATACCTTTGCCTCAGCCGTAAATTTTGACTCGGTAGTTGCCTAACGCATCCCGGTCTTTCAGGTCCATGAAACGCAATCCAGTCGTGCCTTCGATAGAGCCGGGATAAAGCAAAATCGTGGGCAACTTGGTTTTGCCGTGCATTTTGTCTAGCAACATCGACATGTGGAAAATGCCCGGCGACATTGCTGCCACACGAGTCAGGAAAACCACCGAGTTTTCCGGGTTGAAAGATGAAAGTCGTTCTGCGAGCAAATCCCACAGCGGCACCCATACCTTGCTCGACAAGTAAGTGGTCACCTGCTGCTGAGCTTCTACATAACCCCGGTCCTTTTCTAAAGCGAT
This window harbors:
- the brxC gene encoding BREX system P-loop protein BrxC, translated to MTTIGELLTRDLSRKIEEIIQVDQADEQSVHAEITEYIGTDSIREQYHHLLKAIAEAPADPHESVGVWVSGFFGSGKSSFAKNLGYALQNRTVLGSQFADLFKQQLEDDRISDLLDLINAKTPTEVILFEVAKEADTRKVTQRIAELMYTVLLRELDYAEDFDIAELEITLEAEGRLEQFIQLAEKDGKAWRQTRTGSHKINRASAILHELEPTTYPSADSWAKSFRNQEATITVRKVVERTFELWGRRRPGKALVFIIDEVGQHVARSGDKIEDLRATIEEFGKVSKNLLKARKISAPCWIVVTSQEKLDEVVAAIDSKRIDLAKLQDRFHYRVDLAPSDIREVATKRVLAKTGDAEKPLKKLFTDNQGKLNAALRLERTTRRTDINEEDFVSFYPYPPHYIDLCIGIMSGIRLQPGAPRHYGGSNRTIIKQAYEMLVSDRTAFAQKPIGALVTLDKVFELVEGNLSNEKRTDIHQIAERFNSDPEDQGWALKVAKAICLLEFIRDLPRTEANLAAVLVDEVGKATPLSEVQAAVKRLNTAQFIRNTEEGWKLQTAQEKNWETERRGYLEPKPRDRNELARTALQQIFDEPEFKTYRYQNRSFRIGISMDGTSIGDEGELPLTLCVSEDADELTKRIEEIRTESQQNSHQSDLYWLFCLTPEIDELVGQLHASRKMVDKYNQLSAQQKITQDEASCLQDEKNSKNGFETRLRDKLTEAMERGTGMFRGVQKDASALGKGLSEILKKLFSQVVPDLYPKLQMGSRPLKGDEADHILKAADLKALPKVFYESEQGLAVVVKDGAKLVINTNADVAKEVLDYLKSEHSYGNKDSRMGKALEKRFGGTPYGWERDMLRLILATLFRAGEIEVTHQGNRFHNYQDPASRTPFTNNPAFRSSLFSPRQSVGLKTLTQAVQQLEDLIGEEVDVEEGAIATAFKKVAADELEKLYQLKATAEAHRLPVLSMLSEYQQTLTGIQASASDDCVRILTENGEDFGETRDKVRNLRESLDSEAIGILRQARQATEQVWHRLSAHNPSPELSTTVEELQSFLASEDFIDSWDTITDHTKTVLGAYKTAYCDLFDRRAKSYESAIGEIQNRTEWTPLEANNPGMALSLLTPLQGRVGTTEDKEAVQEGKSLGKASLTEMESDLAAVDGLKSSVLVKLQELSIGNDKKAPIRKVRVSGFFNRPIETQAELDKALDLIRDSLQKCIDEGAIIILE
- a CDS encoding BREX protein BrxB domain-containing protein, with the protein product MSSLKDSIAPLESHLKSIPMQIGVYQDLPFAIMRYDPTDEWELRREIKLLATRLEAVGKEVHIIPMSELLWSALEQVHAKDDEEGLDAIIALEKDRGYVEAQQQVTTYLSSKVWVPLWDLLAERLSSFNPENSVVFLTRVAAMSPGIFHMSMLLDKMHGKTKLPTILLYPGSIEGTTGLRFMDLKDRDALGNYRVKIYG